Proteins found in one Microbacterium sp. SSM24 genomic segment:
- a CDS encoding TetR/AcrR family transcriptional regulator, giving the protein MADGVSDTETAILDAALAEVLAHGIRRTTASDIARRGGIARQTLYRYWPDAQAIFAALVTRELLAVLPSGGADPASLDDLVGVLTETADRVRRMPLVDRLRDTDPELFARYILDRLGTSQRAIVAETARRLASGQREGFVRAGDPSQLAAMVLLITQSAVQSAPLVAEWLPGEAWRTELGAALRGYLAPVSV; this is encoded by the coding sequence ATGGCTGACGGAGTCTCCGACACCGAGACCGCGATCCTCGACGCGGCACTCGCAGAAGTGCTGGCGCACGGCATCCGTAGAACGACCGCCTCCGACATCGCGCGGCGCGGCGGGATCGCTCGGCAGACCCTCTACCGGTACTGGCCCGACGCGCAGGCCATCTTCGCCGCGCTCGTCACACGTGAGCTCCTCGCGGTGCTGCCGTCTGGCGGGGCGGACCCCGCATCGCTCGACGACCTCGTCGGCGTACTCACCGAGACCGCCGACCGCGTGCGACGGATGCCGCTGGTCGACCGCCTGCGCGACACCGACCCCGAACTGTTCGCGCGGTACATCCTCGACCGCCTCGGCACCAGCCAGCGCGCGATCGTCGCCGAGACCGCCCGGCGGCTCGCATCCGGGCAGCGGGAGGGGTTCGTGCGTGCGGGCGACCCGTCGCAGCTGGCCGCGATGGTGCTCCTCATCACGCAGTCGGCCGTGCAGTCCGCGCCCCTCGTCGCCGAATGGCTGCCCGGCGAGGCATGGCGCACCGAGCTCGGCGCGGCGCTGCGCGGCTACCTTGCCCCGGTGTCCGTGTGA
- a CDS encoding FAD-binding oxidoreductase has translation MTATAPSGIPPRPLAVPAPRPRSDWDAWGTEPARLPAGAKALIATLLPGKAHPVARRGTPVLTPSRLDDADLAALGALVGVGHATTADAVRMLHLGGKSTPDLLRRRLDDPQTAPDAVVSPADHDEVAAVIAVCAERRIAVVPFGGGTSVVGGVDPETGAQRAVIALDLERTAALLDLDETSLLATFGAGTTGPQAEELLGAHGYTLGHFPQSFLHASLGGYAATRSSGQASRGYGRFDDLVHALRVATPAGELSLGRAPASAAGPDLRQLLIGSEGAFGVLTEVTVRIRPRPAATAYAAWTFPDFASGAAAFREATQRGIRPTVLRLSDETETRVNAAMGGHLTRLSGCLAIATFEGAEAAEAERTREDLATVFARYGAKARGEDPATSWERGRFASPALRDTLMDAGVLAETLETATTWSALAGLKTAVTDALSTALTSTGAKPIVLCHISHVYPAGASLYFTVVAALTDDPQAQWAGAKDAASRAIGGAGGTITHHHAVGRDHRPYLEAEIGALGVEVLRAVKGVLDPHGIMNPGVLVAHSEASDAHDGRRS, from the coding sequence ATGACCGCGACGGCGCCCTCCGGCATCCCTCCTCGCCCGCTCGCGGTGCCCGCGCCCCGCCCTCGCTCCGACTGGGATGCCTGGGGCACCGAGCCGGCACGTCTCCCCGCCGGCGCGAAGGCGCTCATCGCGACGCTCCTCCCCGGCAAGGCCCACCCTGTCGCACGGCGCGGCACGCCCGTGCTCACGCCGTCGCGACTGGATGACGCCGACCTTGCAGCCCTCGGCGCACTCGTCGGTGTCGGCCACGCGACCACCGCGGACGCGGTGCGCATGCTCCACCTCGGCGGCAAGAGCACGCCCGACCTGCTGCGGCGCCGGCTCGACGACCCGCAGACGGCACCGGATGCCGTCGTCTCCCCCGCCGACCACGACGAGGTCGCGGCGGTCATCGCCGTGTGCGCGGAGCGTCGGATCGCCGTCGTGCCCTTCGGCGGCGGCACGTCCGTCGTCGGCGGGGTCGACCCCGAGACCGGAGCGCAGCGCGCCGTCATCGCCCTCGACCTCGAGCGCACCGCCGCTCTCCTCGATCTCGACGAGACGTCGCTCCTGGCGACCTTCGGCGCCGGCACCACCGGACCGCAGGCGGAGGAGCTCCTCGGGGCGCACGGCTACACGCTCGGCCACTTCCCGCAGAGCTTCCTGCACGCCTCGCTCGGCGGGTACGCCGCGACGCGCTCGAGCGGCCAGGCGTCACGCGGGTACGGACGCTTCGACGACCTCGTCCACGCGCTGCGCGTCGCGACCCCCGCGGGCGAGCTCTCCCTCGGCCGCGCCCCGGCGAGCGCCGCCGGTCCCGACCTGCGCCAGCTGCTCATCGGCTCGGAGGGCGCCTTCGGCGTGCTCACCGAAGTCACCGTGCGCATCCGTCCTCGCCCCGCCGCCACCGCGTACGCCGCGTGGACCTTCCCCGACTTCGCATCGGGCGCGGCGGCGTTCCGCGAGGCGACGCAGCGCGGCATCCGTCCCACGGTGCTGCGCCTCAGCGACGAGACCGAGACGCGCGTCAACGCCGCGATGGGCGGTCACCTCACCCGACTGAGCGGATGCCTCGCCATCGCCACCTTCGAGGGTGCAGAGGCCGCCGAGGCCGAGCGCACACGAGAGGACCTCGCCACCGTGTTCGCCCGCTACGGTGCGAAGGCCCGCGGTGAGGACCCGGCGACGTCGTGGGAGCGAGGGCGGTTCGCGTCACCCGCGCTGCGCGACACGCTCATGGACGCCGGCGTGCTCGCCGAGACCCTCGAGACCGCGACGACCTGGTCGGCGCTGGCCGGCCTGAAGACGGCGGTGACCGACGCGCTGTCGACGGCGTTGACCTCGACCGGCGCGAAGCCGATCGTCCTGTGCCACATCTCGCACGTCTACCCGGCCGGCGCGTCGCTGTACTTCACCGTCGTCGCCGCGCTGACCGACGACCCGCAGGCGCAATGGGCCGGTGCGAAGGATGCCGCCTCCCGCGCGATCGGAGGCGCCGGCGGCACCATCACGCACCACCACGCCGTCGGGCGCGACCACCGACCCTATCTCGAAGCGGAGATCGGCGCGCTCGGGGTCGAGGTCCTCCGCGCCGTGAAGGGAGTGCTCGACCCGCACGGGATCATGAACCCCGGCGTCCTCGTCGCGCACAGCGAGGCATCCGACGCGCACGACGGCCGCCGCTCGTGA
- a CDS encoding APC family permease, with product MSSPDAAPTPPHGGLGVVQGTALYIASVLGTGLLVLPGLAAEAAGPASIVAVLAVIGLSIPLAGTFAVLAARYPDPGGVASYVRRALGGTAARMTGYWFMFGVCAGAPVVAVLGAEYVAAVAGIDRAAVPVIALAILVPPFAANAFGVRVAGWVQFVLTALLLTVVVVVVSLAAPAVEPSNFTPFLPHGWAGVGTAISLFVWAFAGWEVGTHISGEFRNPRRAIPIGTAIALVVTGVCYLLLQVITVGALGDSAGDGAVPLLELARLGSSGFGPIAVGTIAAIVALGVMNAYLAAFAKLGASLAANRDLPRWFAAGVESGAVPRRALALTGVVVLLYFSLMLWSGLELTPFILVHTSSMVSIYAVGMVAAVRLLRRWSLGWWMAVVAAVLCAGMLVLAIGSLLPAAILAAGAVAVTLVRRAHRLRTPSTFDSAGVKTADNPARGADDGRADAAAERASALEAEAPRADVAG from the coding sequence ATGTCCTCGCCCGACGCCGCACCGACACCGCCCCACGGCGGTCTCGGCGTCGTCCAGGGCACCGCGCTGTACATCGCGTCCGTCCTCGGCACCGGCCTCCTGGTGCTTCCCGGGCTCGCCGCCGAGGCGGCTGGGCCGGCGAGCATCGTCGCCGTGCTCGCGGTGATCGGCCTCTCCATCCCCCTCGCGGGCACGTTCGCCGTGCTCGCCGCGCGCTACCCCGATCCGGGCGGCGTCGCCAGCTACGTGCGCAGGGCGCTGGGCGGCACCGCCGCGCGCATGACCGGCTACTGGTTCATGTTCGGCGTGTGCGCCGGAGCCCCCGTCGTGGCCGTGCTCGGCGCGGAGTACGTCGCGGCCGTGGCGGGCATCGACCGCGCCGCGGTTCCTGTCATCGCCCTGGCGATCCTCGTCCCGCCCTTCGCTGCGAACGCCTTCGGCGTGCGGGTCGCGGGCTGGGTGCAGTTCGTGCTCACCGCCCTGCTGCTCACCGTCGTGGTCGTCGTGGTGTCGCTCGCGGCCCCCGCCGTGGAGCCGTCGAACTTCACCCCCTTCCTGCCGCACGGCTGGGCGGGCGTGGGCACCGCGATCAGCCTGTTCGTCTGGGCGTTCGCCGGGTGGGAGGTGGGCACGCACATCTCGGGCGAGTTCCGCAACCCGCGTCGCGCGATCCCGATCGGCACGGCGATCGCCCTGGTCGTCACGGGCGTCTGCTACCTCCTGCTCCAGGTCATCACGGTGGGCGCGCTCGGCGACTCCGCCGGAGACGGGGCGGTCCCGCTGCTCGAGCTGGCGCGGCTCGGCTCGTCCGGCTTCGGACCCATCGCGGTGGGAACGATCGCCGCCATCGTGGCGCTCGGCGTCATGAACGCCTATCTCGCCGCGTTCGCGAAGCTCGGAGCATCCCTCGCCGCCAACCGCGACCTCCCGCGCTGGTTCGCGGCCGGCGTCGAGTCGGGTGCGGTTCCGCGACGTGCGCTCGCCCTCACCGGCGTCGTGGTGCTGCTCTACTTCTCGCTCATGCTGTGGTCGGGGCTCGAGCTGACTCCGTTCATCCTCGTGCACACGAGCAGCATGGTCTCGATCTACGCGGTCGGCATGGTCGCCGCCGTGAGACTGCTGCGACGGTGGTCCCTGGGCTGGTGGATGGCCGTCGTCGCCGCAGTCCTGTGCGCCGGCATGCTCGTGCTCGCGATCGGTTCGCTGCTTCCGGCGGCGATCCTCGCGGCCGGTGCCGTCGCGGTCACGCTCGTGCGGCGTGCACACCGGCTGCGGACCCCCTCGACGTTCGACTCCGCCGGGGTGAAGACGGCGGACAATCCGGCTCGCGGCGCCGACGACGGGCGTGCGGATGCCGCGGCCGAGCGCGCGTCGGCCCTGGAAGCCGAAGCTCCCAGGGCCGACGTGGCGGGCTGA
- a CDS encoding DUF4242 domain-containing protein — translation MHTFIIEREIAGASQMSLADLAEIARTSNRAVDSLGVPYEWVTTYVAGDKFYCVHRTSDAETVREHARRGGFPADLVAEVVAEFGPRTADEAAA, via the coding sequence ATGCACACCTTCATCATCGAGCGCGAGATCGCGGGAGCGTCGCAGATGAGCCTCGCCGACCTCGCCGAGATCGCACGGACGTCCAACCGCGCGGTGGACTCGCTCGGCGTACCTTACGAGTGGGTCACCACCTACGTCGCGGGCGACAAGTTCTACTGCGTCCACCGCACATCCGACGCCGAGACCGTCCGAGAGCACGCCCGCCGCGGCGGCTTCCCGGCAGACCTCGTCGCCGAGGTCGTCGCCGAGTTCGGCCCTCGGACGGCCGACGAGGCGGCGGCATGA
- a CDS encoding diacylglycerol kinase, with protein sequence MNVALLVNPAARAGAHTGAATQAAERLREHGVRTALVSGGSAEESSALLRTAIDAGVDAVAVAGGDGTVRLAIQEVAGTGIPLGIIPAGTGNDFAATFGLKELDAVAAADTIAAGATRDVDLARVTREDGSTEFFGTVLASGFDSKVNDRANAMRWPRGGSRYNIAILLEFLTLVGMPYEVEFETADGARERVVGDLVMATVGNGRTYGGGIPICPAADPADGLLDLVLVRPAGRARLLRLLPRVYRGTHGTVPEVVMHRVRSVRLASPGVTGYADGDPIGALPLTVDVAPRALRVFAPAA encoded by the coding sequence GTGAACGTCGCGCTGCTCGTCAACCCCGCCGCCCGCGCGGGAGCGCACACGGGTGCGGCGACCCAGGCGGCCGAACGCCTGCGGGAGCACGGCGTGCGCACCGCCCTGGTGAGCGGCGGCAGCGCCGAGGAGTCCTCTGCGCTGCTGCGCACGGCGATCGACGCCGGTGTCGACGCTGTCGCGGTCGCGGGCGGCGACGGCACGGTGCGCCTCGCGATCCAGGAGGTCGCGGGCACCGGCATCCCGCTCGGGATCATCCCCGCAGGGACCGGCAACGACTTCGCCGCGACCTTCGGTCTGAAGGAACTGGATGCCGTCGCCGCCGCCGACACGATCGCCGCGGGCGCGACCCGCGACGTGGACCTCGCGCGAGTGACCCGCGAAGACGGCTCGACGGAGTTCTTCGGGACGGTGCTGGCGAGCGGCTTCGACTCGAAGGTGAACGACCGGGCCAACGCCATGCGCTGGCCCCGCGGCGGCTCCCGCTACAACATCGCGATCCTGCTCGAGTTCCTCACCCTCGTCGGCATGCCGTACGAGGTCGAGTTCGAAACCGCCGACGGCGCGCGCGAGCGCGTCGTGGGCGACCTCGTGATGGCGACCGTCGGAAACGGACGCACCTACGGCGGCGGCATCCCGATCTGTCCCGCCGCCGACCCGGCCGACGGCCTGCTCGACCTCGTGCTGGTGCGCCCTGCCGGACGAGCACGCCTGCTCCGCCTGCTGCCTCGCGTCTATCGCGGCACGCACGGGACGGTGCCCGAGGTCGTGATGCACCGCGTGAGATCGGTGCGGCTCGCGTCGCCCGGAGTGACCGGCTACGCCGACGGCGATCCGATCGGGGCACTGCCGCTCACCGTCGACGTCGCGCCTCGCGCGCTGCGCGTGTTCGCGCCCGCTGCCTGA
- a CDS encoding multifunctional oxoglutarate decarboxylase/oxoglutarate dehydrogenase thiamine pyrophosphate-binding subunit/dihydrolipoyllysine-residue succinyltransferase subunit encodes MSSQVTGVGVSNEGEFGANEWLVDELYEQFKIDRNSVDKAWWPVLEAYHPVDEADTAAPPPAPAQQVSEGASPSATAASANEPRPVTAPVPIIGAQPVARTTARPAAPQPIPAQAPKVEPSAATESAEDHVTVLRGMPKTLAANMDESLTVPTATSVRTVPAKLMIDNRIVVNNHMSRTRGGKVSFTHLIGWAIIRALKEFPSQNVFYAEIDGKPSVVAPAHVNLGIAIDLPKPDGTRALLVPSIKRADQLTFGEFLTTYEDLVTRARNNKLTAADFQGTTISLTNPGGIGTVHSVPRLMKGQGCIVGAGALEYPAEFQGASDKTLNELAIGKTITLTSTYDHRVIQGAGSGEFLKRVHELLIGQRNFYEDIFAALRIPYAPIHWAADINVDLAERVDKQARVQELINSFRVRGHLMADIDPLEYVQRTHPDLEIEQHGLTFWDLDREFVTGGFGGKRTMKLRDILGVLRDSYCRTIGLEYMHIQDPEQRKWFQENVELKYQKPGHAEQLRILDKLQQAEAFETFLQTKYVGQKRFSLEGGESLIPLLDEILQGAAEAGLDGAAIGMAHRGRLNVLTNIAGKTYGQVFREFEGSVAIGSKSGSGDVKYHLGTEGTFVDDRGEQLPVYLAANPSHLETVDGVLEGIVRAKQDRKPIGTFSWLPILVHGDAAFAGQGVVFETLQMSQLRGYRTGGTVHVVVNNQVGFTTTPVDARSSVYATDVAKTIQAPIFHVNGDDPEAVTRVSQLAFAYRERFHRDVVIDLVCYRRRGHNEGDDPSMTQPLMTNLIEAKRSVRRLYTEALVGRGDITEEEYDKAKQDFQNRLEIAFAETHAAETGSSPVIQADVADDAPAVGEPETTGVTREVVNLVGDAFVNKPEGFTVHAKLQQLLEKRLDMSRNGSIDWAFGELLAFGSLLLEKTNVRLAGQDARRGTFVQRHSVLHDRANGQEWIPLSNLAADQGRFWVYDSLLSEYAAMAFEYGYSVERADSLVLWEAQFGDFANGAQSVIDEFISSADQKWGQQSSVALLLPHGYEGQGPDHSSARIERYLQMCAQDNMTVARPSTPASYFHLLRRQAYARPRRPLVVFTPKAMLRLRGATSPVDDFLSGRFEPVLDDDRGLEKDAVKRVLLHAGKIHWDLRAELDKNPNPEIALVRLEQFYPSPVTELNAVIDQYPNAELVWVQDEPENQGAWPFIALELSKHLHGRTVRRVSRSAAASTATGSPKVHAAEQTEILKKALTL; translated from the coding sequence GTGTCGAGCCAGGTGACGGGCGTCGGGGTTTCGAACGAAGGAGAGTTCGGAGCCAACGAGTGGCTCGTCGACGAGCTGTACGAGCAGTTCAAGATCGACCGGAACTCCGTCGACAAGGCGTGGTGGCCCGTCCTCGAGGCCTACCACCCGGTCGACGAGGCCGACACCGCGGCTCCGCCGCCGGCGCCGGCGCAGCAGGTCTCGGAGGGCGCGAGCCCGTCCGCGACCGCGGCATCCGCGAACGAGCCGCGCCCGGTGACCGCGCCGGTGCCGATCATCGGAGCACAGCCGGTGGCCCGCACCACGGCCCGCCCCGCGGCGCCGCAGCCGATCCCCGCCCAGGCGCCGAAGGTCGAGCCCTCCGCGGCGACCGAGAGCGCCGAGGACCACGTGACCGTGCTGCGCGGCATGCCCAAGACCCTCGCCGCGAACATGGACGAGTCGCTCACGGTGCCGACTGCGACGAGTGTGCGCACCGTCCCGGCGAAGCTGATGATCGACAACCGCATCGTCGTCAACAACCACATGTCCCGCACCCGCGGCGGCAAAGTCAGCTTCACCCACCTCATCGGCTGGGCGATCATCCGGGCGCTCAAGGAGTTCCCGAGCCAGAACGTGTTCTACGCCGAGATCGACGGCAAGCCGTCGGTGGTCGCGCCGGCGCACGTCAACCTCGGCATCGCGATCGACCTGCCCAAGCCCGACGGCACCCGTGCGCTCCTCGTCCCGAGCATCAAGCGCGCCGACCAGCTCACCTTCGGCGAGTTCCTCACCACCTACGAAGACCTCGTCACGCGCGCCCGCAACAACAAGCTCACCGCGGCCGACTTCCAGGGCACGACGATCTCGCTCACCAACCCGGGCGGGATCGGCACGGTGCACTCGGTGCCGCGCCTCATGAAGGGGCAGGGCTGCATCGTCGGGGCCGGTGCCCTCGAGTACCCCGCGGAGTTCCAGGGCGCGAGCGACAAGACCCTCAACGAGCTCGCGATCGGCAAGACGATCACGCTGACCAGCACCTACGACCACCGCGTCATCCAGGGCGCGGGATCAGGCGAGTTCCTCAAGCGGGTTCACGAGCTGCTCATCGGTCAGCGCAACTTCTACGAAGACATCTTCGCTGCGCTGCGCATCCCCTACGCACCGATCCACTGGGCCGCCGACATCAACGTCGACCTGGCCGAGCGCGTCGACAAGCAGGCGCGCGTGCAGGAGCTCATCAACTCGTTCCGCGTGCGCGGCCACCTGATGGCCGACATCGACCCGCTCGAGTACGTGCAGCGCACGCACCCCGACCTCGAGATCGAGCAGCACGGACTGACGTTCTGGGATCTCGACCGCGAGTTCGTCACCGGCGGGTTCGGCGGCAAGCGCACGATGAAGCTGCGCGACATCCTCGGCGTGCTGCGCGACTCCTACTGCCGCACCATCGGCCTCGAGTACATGCACATCCAGGACCCCGAGCAGCGCAAGTGGTTCCAGGAGAACGTCGAGCTCAAGTACCAGAAGCCCGGTCACGCCGAGCAGCTGCGCATCCTCGACAAGCTCCAGCAGGCCGAGGCGTTCGAGACGTTCCTGCAGACGAAGTACGTCGGCCAGAAGCGCTTCAGCCTCGAGGGCGGCGAGTCGCTCATCCCGCTGCTCGACGAGATCCTCCAGGGTGCGGCCGAGGCCGGCCTCGACGGCGCGGCCATTGGCATGGCCCACCGCGGCCGCCTCAACGTGCTGACGAACATCGCCGGCAAGACCTACGGGCAGGTGTTCCGCGAGTTCGAGGGTTCCGTCGCGATCGGCTCGAAGAGCGGTTCCGGCGACGTCAAGTACCACCTCGGCACCGAGGGGACCTTCGTGGACGACCGCGGCGAGCAGCTGCCGGTGTACCTCGCAGCGAACCCGTCGCACCTCGAGACCGTCGACGGCGTGCTCGAGGGCATCGTCCGCGCGAAGCAGGACCGCAAGCCGATCGGGACGTTCTCATGGCTGCCGATCCTCGTGCACGGCGACGCCGCGTTCGCGGGCCAGGGTGTCGTGTTCGAGACGCTCCAGATGTCGCAGCTGCGGGGCTACCGCACCGGCGGCACGGTGCACGTCGTGGTCAACAATCAGGTCGGCTTCACGACGACGCCCGTCGATGCGCGCAGCTCGGTGTACGCCACCGATGTCGCCAAAACGATCCAGGCGCCCATCTTCCACGTGAACGGCGACGACCCCGAGGCCGTCACCCGTGTGTCGCAGCTGGCGTTCGCGTACCGCGAGCGCTTCCACCGCGACGTCGTGATCGATCTCGTGTGCTACCGCCGTCGCGGTCACAACGAGGGCGACGACCCCTCGATGACGCAGCCGCTCATGACCAACCTCATCGAGGCGAAGCGCTCGGTCCGGCGCCTGTACACCGAGGCCCTCGTCGGCCGCGGCGACATCACCGAGGAAGAGTACGACAAGGCCAAGCAGGACTTCCAGAACCGCCTCGAGATCGCCTTCGCCGAGACCCACGCGGCAGAGACCGGCTCGTCGCCGGTGATTCAGGCGGATGTCGCGGACGACGCCCCCGCGGTGGGCGAGCCCGAGACGACCGGCGTGACCCGCGAGGTCGTGAACCTGGTCGGCGATGCCTTCGTCAACAAGCCCGAAGGTTTCACGGTGCACGCGAAGCTCCAGCAGCTTCTCGAGAAGCGTCTCGACATGAGCCGCAACGGCTCGATCGACTGGGCGTTCGGAGAGCTCCTCGCGTTCGGCTCGCTCCTGCTCGAGAAGACGAACGTCCGGCTCGCCGGACAGGACGCCCGCCGCGGCACGTTCGTCCAGCGCCACTCGGTGCTCCACGACCGTGCGAACGGGCAGGAGTGGATCCCGCTCTCGAACCTCGCCGCCGACCAGGGGCGCTTCTGGGTGTACGACTCGCTCCTCAGCGAGTACGCCGCGATGGCGTTCGAGTACGGGTACTCCGTCGAGCGGGCCGATTCGCTCGTGCTGTGGGAGGCCCAGTTCGGCGACTTCGCCAACGGAGCCCAGTCGGTCATCGACGAGTTCATCTCGTCGGCCGACCAGAAGTGGGGCCAGCAGTCGAGCGTCGCACTGCTCCTCCCCCACGGCTACGAGGGCCAGGGGCCCGACCACTCATCGGCGCGCATCGAGCGCTACCTGCAGATGTGCGCGCAGGACAACATGACCGTCGCGCGCCCGTCGACGCCCGCGTCGTACTTCCACCTGCTGCGCCGCCAGGCCTACGCGCGCCCCCGCCGTCCGCTGGTCGTGTTCACGCCGAAGGCGATGCTGCGCCTGCGCGGTGCCACCAGCCCGGTCGACGACTTCCTCTCGGGCCGTTTCGAGCCCGTGCTCGACGATGACCGCGGCCTCGAGAAGGACGCCGTGAAGCGCGTGCTCCTGCACGCCGGCAAGATCCACTGGGATCTGCGTGCGGAGCTCGACAAGAACCCGAACCCCGAGATCGCGCTCGTCCGGCTGGAGCAGTTCTACCCGTCGCCGGTCACCGAGCTCAACGCGGTCATCGACCAGTACCCGAACGCCGAACTGGTGTGGGTGCAGGACGAGCCGGAGAACCAGGGCGCGTGGCCGTTCATCGCACTCGAGCTCAGCAAGCATCTGCACGGCCGAACGGTGCGGCGCGTCTCGCGTTCCGCCGCCGCATCGACGGCGACGGGCTCGCCGAAGGTGCACGCCGCCGAGCAGACCGAGATCCTGAAGAAGGCGCTGACGCTGTAG
- a CDS encoding glycerol-3-phosphate dehydrogenase/oxidase, whose protein sequence is MPHPSALTAVRRARELDALAAGPPLDVLVIGGGVTGAGIALDAASRGLRTALVERHDLAHGTSRWSSKLVHGGLRYLATGQVAIAHESAAERHLLMTRLAPHLTRALAQVVPLYAPGHVPRGAFVGLGYGLGDGLRRVVGTPGAVLGPPGPIGRAETLRLVPSVEPKELRGGVRGWDGQLIDDARLVVAIARTAAGYGASVLTRVEAVSAGGDGAVLRDRLTGSEVSVRARAVVSAAGVWAGELDADVRLRPSRGTHLVVSAARLGGSDASLTVPVPGSSSRFVFTLPAPHGRAYIGLTDVPADGPLPDVPYATEPEIDALLSTMNTVLARPLTRDDVLATFAGLRPLLAGADGADDTSDLSRRHAILESSSGLLSVVGGKLTTYRRMAEDAVDAVIRRDPSFPARPSSTRGIPLAGAWPRHRMAEIAAPPRLVRRYGAEAPYAAALPDGPAAARGVTAQELQWGVAVEGALGLDDLLDRRTRLGLVEADREESTDAAAAAFARAGVEPV, encoded by the coding sequence ATGCCGCACCCGTCCGCGCTCACCGCGGTGCGGCGCGCGCGCGAGCTGGACGCACTCGCCGCCGGCCCGCCGCTCGACGTGCTGGTCATCGGCGGCGGCGTGACCGGCGCGGGGATCGCGCTGGATGCCGCGAGCCGGGGTCTGCGGACCGCGCTCGTCGAGCGGCACGACCTCGCCCACGGCACGAGTCGCTGGAGCTCGAAGCTCGTGCACGGGGGACTGCGCTACCTCGCGACCGGCCAGGTCGCGATCGCGCACGAGAGCGCCGCCGAGCGGCATCTCCTGATGACGCGTCTCGCGCCCCACCTCACGAGGGCGCTCGCGCAGGTCGTGCCCCTTTACGCGCCCGGACACGTACCGCGCGGAGCCTTCGTCGGACTCGGCTACGGCCTCGGCGACGGCCTCCGCCGCGTCGTCGGGACCCCGGGCGCCGTGCTCGGTCCGCCCGGGCCGATCGGACGAGCCGAGACACTGCGCCTGGTCCCCTCCGTCGAGCCGAAGGAGCTTCGCGGCGGAGTGCGCGGCTGGGACGGGCAGCTCATCGACGATGCGCGGCTGGTCGTGGCGATCGCGCGCACGGCGGCCGGGTACGGGGCATCCGTCCTCACCCGGGTCGAAGCGGTCTCGGCCGGCGGCGACGGCGCGGTGCTGCGCGACCGGCTCACAGGGTCGGAGGTCTCCGTGCGTGCGCGTGCCGTGGTGAGCGCCGCCGGCGTGTGGGCGGGCGAACTCGATGCGGACGTGCGGCTGCGGCCGAGTCGGGGCACGCACCTCGTCGTCTCGGCCGCGCGCCTGGGCGGATCGGATGCCTCGCTCACCGTGCCCGTGCCCGGGTCGTCGAGCCGCTTCGTCTTCACCCTCCCCGCGCCGCACGGCCGCGCGTACATCGGGCTCACCGACGTGCCCGCCGACGGCCCGCTGCCTGACGTGCCCTATGCGACCGAGCCCGAGATCGACGCGCTCCTGTCGACCATGAACACGGTGCTCGCGCGGCCCCTGACCCGCGACGATGTGCTGGCGACGTTCGCGGGCCTCCGTCCGCTGCTCGCCGGGGCGGACGGCGCCGACGACACGAGCGACCTGTCGCGCCGCCACGCGATCCTGGAGTCGTCGTCGGGACTGCTCAGCGTCGTGGGCGGAAAGCTGACGACCTACCGGCGCATGGCGGAGGACGCGGTGGATGCCGTCATCCGGCGGGATCCGTCCTTCCCGGCGCGCCCCTCGAGCACCCGCGGGATTCCGCTCGCCGGAGCCTGGCCGCGCCATCGGATGGCCGAGATCGCCGCTCCGCCCCGTCTCGTGCGCCGCTACGGCGCGGAGGCCCCCTATGCGGCGGCGCTTCCCGACGGCCCCGCCGCCGCGCGCGGCGTCACGGCGCAGGAGCTGCAGTGGGGCGTCGCCGTCGAGGGCGCGCTCGGTCTCGACGACCTGCTCGACCGGCGCACGAGACTCGGCCTCGTCGAGGCGGATCGCGAGGAGTCGACGGATGCCGCGGCCGCCGCCTTCGCGCGGGCCGGCGTGGAGCCCGTCTGA